The genomic DNA GGAGTTGCGGATTCCTTTGGGATGCTAGTCCCGGCTCATGTCCTAACTCCTGGACCAGGGCTGACTTGCTCCAGAAACCTCTCTCTCTGGGCCCGGCTTAACTGAACTGATTCTCCTGTTAAGGCAGGAGCAGCTTCCATCATTGCGCGGCCAGAAATTCTGGCGAAGCACCCCTACGTCGGGAGCAGTCAAGGGACGTCGGCCGGGGTCTCGGCTCCGGGGTCGCATTTCTCCCCGACTCTTCCCTTCAGGCCCCGCTTCGGACCGTCAGAGGGGGGATCTGACTGCACTGAGCCCCCTCGGCCGCTGGCCCGCGCCCGCCGCCCCCTCCCCGGGTGTCAGTCAGCTTCTTCCCGGGGGGCTCCCACACTTGGGGAGTTGGCTTCCCGTGGGGGGCACCACTGCCTGCCTCCCCGGGCTACGCTTGAAGCTCGGGCGCAGACACCTCATCCCGGAAGGTCCAAGGAGGAACTCGGGGTTCCCTGGCCTTGACTCAGCCCGCAACCTCTGCGAAGGGCCCTTTCCGCGCCCcgtgactcagtttccccatgtgcTCACGAAAGACAACAGCGTGAGACACCCGCGCGGAATGCGGAGGGGGAACCCGCAGTCACGGCAGGGCCGGGGCCGGACCGGGATGTGGGACCCCGGGCCGCTCCGTGCGGGTGGTCACCGGCCCTGCGGGAGGAGGGTCCGCCCTCGGGGCTGCGCCCCCCCCTCCCCGGGGGGCTCCTTGAGGCCGCCCCGAAGGCGAAGGAGACCCGCAAGGGCCCCGACAGAAGCGGGCCGCCGAGTGGCCCCCCGGGGGCTGTGGGGGCAGGCCGGGGCGCGGGCGGCCGCCTCCTCGCCGCTGGTGGCCCGGCCCGGGCCTGGCCCCGCAGGGGCTGCCCGCCGTGCGGCCGAAGCCCGCCGCCTGATGCAATCCTCCGGGCCCTTTGCTGCATGCCGGGGCTCTGGGAAACCACCCGCGCCCTTGCATCATTCCTGCCGAGCTCTGACGGACCTGAGGCCGGCCAATCGGCGAGCCCCTGCTGGCGGTGACTGACGACCGCGCCGGCCAATAACCATTCGGCGCGGTAACGAGTTGCGGGGAGAGCCGAGGATGATTGGTCCGGCCTGGCTTTCCCCGCCCCGGAGGGGCGGCCTCCTGGGTTACGtgggcggggccggcggggcgtAGGGTTTAAAGGGCCGAGGCTGCGGAGGGACAGCTCAGCTGTAGCAGATGTCTCCCCGAGCcgcccgccgccccgccgccgcaGCCCCGACCCCGGGTCCCGTCCCCAGCCCCGGTCCGCGCCCCGAGAGCCCGCGCCCCTAGAGCCCAGGCCAAGCGCAGTCCGGACCCAGCGAGCCCCGGCCACCATGAAGGAGGAGCCGCCGACCCAGAGGACCCCGCCCGCCGCGCCCACCCCGTCCTTGTCCCCGCAGCCCCCCCGGCAGGACGGCGACCCCCCGGCGCTCTGGATTTTCGGCTACGGCTCCCTGGTGTGGAGGCCAGACTTCGCCTACAGCAGCAGCCGGGTGGGCTTCGTCCGCGGCTACAGCCGGCGTTTCTGGCAAGGGGACACCTTCCATCGGGGCAGCGACAAGATGGTGAGCGGGGGGCAGTGCCGGCTGGGCGGGCCGGGGGGCGCAGGAGCCCGGCGAGGCCTTCGGGAGCCGGTGCCCCGAGGGGGACCCCGTGCCCCGAGGGGCACCCCCTGGGCAGCCGCCGTCCAGGGCTGGGCTGATTGGCTCTCCGCAGATGAACACATAGGAGGCAGTCCCATTGCCCCGCCGggtttcgggggggggggggggcaggggtcTACCCGTGTGGCAGTGAGGGTAGGGGTTCCCTTGGGCCTGTGCAGAGAAGCTGTAGGTAAATGATCCTCTCTAGATCGATGCTGATTTCTAACTCAACCAAATCTCTCCTCCTTCtacctattctctctctctctctctgtctctctgtctctgtctctgtatctatctctctctgtctctctatctctgtctctatctctctctgtctctatctctctctgtctctctatctctctctctgtctctctctctctgtctctatctctctctgtctctatctctctctgtctctctctatctctctctgtctctatctccctctgtctctatctctctctctctctctatctctctctctgtctctatctttctgtctctctatttctctctgtctctatctctctctctctgtctctgtctctgcctctttgtctctatctctctctgtctttgtctctctgtctctgtctctatctctctctctgtctctctctgtctctctctatctctctgtctctctctgtctctctctatctctctctgtctctctctgtctctctctatctctctctgtctctctttatctctctctgtctctctctgtctctacctctctctctctgtctctctctctctgtctctatctctctctgtctctctctctctctctctctgtctctatctctctctctctgtgtctctgtgtctctctgtctctctctctagctctctctgtctctgtctctctgtctcctctatctctctctctctctcttcccccccttgtctctccatctctctctctctctctctctctctctctctctctctctctctctctctctctctctcacacacacacacacacacacacacacacacacacacatacttactcactcttttttctttttttccagccTGGTCGAGTGGTGACTCTTCTTGAGGACCATGAGGTGAGTATTTGTGGCAAAGGATGTTGAAGGCAGGTAGAGCTGACAACCTTTTGCTCTGGAGTAGGGGCTGCAGGATAGATTAGATCTTCCTAATTTTGGGGTGGTGGTATTGGATTCTTGACCTAGACTCTAGGGTACTTTTCTACTATCCAGGACCCTTTGGTAGTTGGGTGAAACCTAGGGTTCTTTTCtcagaataaggtttttaaatgcataaaataaaatacacataaaataaaatatgcaggATTATGAAAGATACCAGTTATATTAAAATAGTTAACCTTTCACTTATCTATATTTTAACAAACAAGTTCATGGACTTCAGATTAAGAACCCTGGCATGGATGTAATTTCTATCCTGGGTTATTAATTGATGTTCTATGCGATTGTTTGATGCTTAGGTAGATTAGTTCTTGTCTGCATGAAAACTGTagtactgataaaaaaaaagacaaaactgatgGGCCTTATGGAGTAGGAGAAGAGATATGATCAGCAAGGTAATTGTTGGGGAGCTGTCATCCCTGACCTTAACACACTCTCTTTTCTTATTCCTCCACAGGGTTGCACATGGGGTGTGGCATATGAGGTTCGTGGGGAGCAGATCAGTGAAGCACTTAAGTATCTGGATGTCCGGGAAGCTGTATTAGGGGGTTATGACACCAAAGTAGTGACCTTCTACCCTCAAGATGCTCCAGACCAGCCACTACGAGCCCTAGCCTATGTGGCTACCCCACAAAACCCTGGCTACCTGGGGCCAGCTCCAGAAGAGGACATCGCCACCCAGATCCTGGCCTGCAGTGGTCGTTCTGGCCACAATCTGGAGTACCTGCTCCGCCTTGCAGATTTCATTCGGTTGTGTGGACCTCAGGCCCAGGATGAACACTTGGCAGCTATTGTGGATGCTGTTGGTGCCCTTCTGCCCTGCTACTGCCCCTCTGGTCAGACCTTGGCCATGGCCTGAGCTTGGGGGACTCAAAACTCTTTTACTGACCATAATGGGGTACAGACTGACCCTCAATATGGGGAATAACTCCtgttcttttccctccttccaccttccctcttTGGTGGACAGACTGGGGAGGTTGTTCCCTGATTAGGATTTCGGTGGAGGTGCTTTTGgtgatttctttccctttttaggTCCCCTTGCTGCTGTTTGGAACTCCCTTTCTTATTTCCTCTTAATGCACCTCCTCCAAGACAATAACCCTCCCCCACCCAATCTTCATCCCATTCGCTGGTACATgacttgaaaatatatttattgcacCATGCTGGTGTGGTGGATATGGGCAACAAACCCTGACCTAAGAAGTCCTGCTGAGCAGGGCCAGACTCATCCTCTGGAGCAGAGGGCCTTGGAACTGCCCAGAAGCCCTTTTGGCCAaacctccctcctctccccccctccttccTGCTGCTATCTCCAGGCTACCCAGCTTGGGCCcccttcttggggggggaggggaacccAGGATTTTGAAGTCCCTTCTCATTCTACCCAATCAACCTTGTCCAAACAGATACTGAGACCCTGTCTGCCAAAGCTTTTCTCCAGTTGGACACTAAATGTTGGTGGGGCAGATAGGAGGTGAGCCAAGAAGAGAGAGGTTCTTGGCTGCCCTTGTCTCATTGTGCCTGGGGGCTCTGGCTGCCAGGCAAGAGGACATGCTCCCCAGAATTCTCAGAGCCAAGCCTGCTGTGAAACAGTCACTGACATCCATTTGTCAGCTCAGCctatgtgtgtctgtctgtaCCTGTCCATTGGGTTGTTTCTTAGAAGGGCGAGGGGCCCtttttgtctgtctgtttgtTGGTATGTCTATCTCTGGGAAGCTCGGTGTTGCTGACTGGTGTCTCTCCATGTCTACCCACTCCATATAAACTACCCCATTATTCATACTGTGTCAAAGTTTGGTTCTTTTCTCAAATGTGGGCCTGGGAGAGGCTGTGACTTTGGGGAAGGTGAATCAGGAGGGGAAAGCCCTGGATCAGTCCCACCCCTAGAGAAGGGGCAGGTGACCAGATTCCATTATTTTAGCTTTTAAACTTCTTAGCCATTGTTTTCCATCAGGACCAAGGAATCAATCCAGGGGAGGCCCCCAGTCACTAAGGGAGTTGCAGGTGGAAAGGTAGCTGGTCCTTTAGTTTTTCTAGGTCTGGTGACTGAAGTGTTCTCCTTCCAACCTGTTGTCAGAGGTGGACTCTGGccacagtgcctaacacatagtaaacaattagtaattaatttcttctttcacagacaGAACCTTGGTAATTATTTGAATCCATTTTCCTAGACTACAATAACTCACTTTTCTATAGAATGTCAAGATGTCAAAAAATACTAATGTTATACTATACATTTTAGGCACAAGTCTGCcagaagcaattttaaaaattaatatccaTAAAACCAAGCATTTCTAGCTTTGAGAAATGTTCAAAGTGACAATCATCTCttcccctccacccttccttcctctaTACCCTTGGACATCCCTGCCACAAGACACTGTGAGGTAACATTTATAGAAATCTTGAACCAAGGAAAGGTCACAATAAATTTAGATTAACAAtcctcaattttctccaaagatactcattttctcttttgaacatTCCCTTTGAGTACCCATTGAGGCTCTTCCCTGTGATCAGGACTCTTAAATCTttccaaaggaaaagagaaagctatGAAAGTGGCCTTCTTTAAGTTCAGATCCAACCAACCCTCCCACCTTCACTTAGTtaattccagtgactccctattgccttcagGTTCAAACAGAGAATACTGAGTTTGGTGTTCTAACTTTCAAAAACGGTCCTGCTTCTCTCCATCTTTCCAGTATTTTTACACCTTATATCCTGCTGTATATGTTGtgagatccagtgacactggactGCTTTCTGACCCATGAACAAGACACACAACTTCCAGTGTCCtctaaaataaatatctttattgTTTACCTATCCTATTCAAGTCCCAGCAAAAATCTCATCTTTGACAGAAATCCTTCCAGATCCCTTTTCATTCTAATACctttctctgttgattatctaCAATTTGTCCTGGACAAAGCTGATTTGTACatagttcttttccctttctttctattccttggGCTTTGCATAGTGCTTGGGTAAaagttattgttgtttgtccctcgttttcaaagaagaccatgatatttcatggaattggatttaaatgaggggttgctgtgcaaagtcaccaggctcactttctcctttggagctatttgggtccagtgaccagatatggttcaggatgactggagatggtcctggatgcaagggcAGACCTTGGCTTTTCTAAGCTAAAGTCTTTATCAGGTCTTAGTTTGAATGATTAAgtctaggtaagaaagaaatgaggcagaaaTTGGCCTCTTTGAGTAAAATTATCAGTTTGGGAGAAGACCCTCAAGACTTCTGACCCAAATAGAAACAATagttatttacattcactctcaGACCAAGTGGACCCAGACCTGGAACCTATTATTGGAcaatcaatgagagccagagtgattatctagtcctggagtcaggaaaaccctaagttcaaatcaggcctctgacacttgacacgtactagttgtatgaccctggacaagtcacttaatcctgattgcctcaaatccagagccatctcctaTCATCCtcattcttatctggccactggactcagatgactcaagaggagaaagtgaggctggtaacatAACACAGCATCCCCCCTCCACTCCCCTATCCAACCCTTCACTTAACtgttctcagcctcagtttcctcactggcaAAATGGagattttaatctgtaaaatggggttgttTAGGTGGCAAAATAGATAGAGAGAcaggctagagtcaggaagacttaagttcctcagttcaaatttgacttcagatactagttgtgagttgtgtgaccttgggcaagagacttgactctaggtctggcatgCTATCCACTCACTGTACTTGGGCTCATTATTCTGcttcattttatacatacatatatatatatatacatatataaatatacacatataatattcatacatacataaagagatgcaaacagggttaagtcacaTACCCATAATCCCACAGCtcataagtgtttgagatcacatttgaactcaggtcctcctgactccagagtcagtgttctgtccacttcACCAGCTAGCGTTAAGTGACTGTGtcatcttgggtaagtcattctcttttctcatctgcaCTGCCCTTCCCAGCTCCCCAACCCCTCCACCCCATCCCCTGGCTATAAGATAAGGCTATTACAATAATTAATTTATAAGAGACCATTCAACTTTCAAACCTAGGAGCCCCAAGTAACTTGTTCAGAGTCATGTTGCTAATATGATCCCAGAGTCAAAGccaaattcatttatatttaaccTCAAAGACCAGTgatctttctgttttctctttgtcCCCACCATTTCCAAAAACTTGAATCTAAAGTAAGGTTTCCTTTATTCTTCTCCTGAGATACCCTCATCCACTGTCCATAGACTGCCCCGacccactgctttttttttttgcaaggcaaatggtgttaagtggcttgcccaagaccacacagctacgtaattattaagtgtctgagaccagatttgaacccaggtactcctgactccagggccggtgctttatccactgtgccacctagccacccctatgccacctagccgccccgacccACTGCTTTTAAGTTATCTATTGAGTCTCTATTTTCAGTAAGATCTCAGATCCTGGAAAGGCTCTTCTAGTTGCTTTTATAAAGTATGAGTTTTCACTTTCAGTTTTGCAGTTGTAACCTTTGCCTCATCTGCTAAGTATTTTGAATCTTACATGATGGTAGTCATGTCTATTGGAACAAAAACTCTTGCTGATTCTTATTATCCTGGTTTCTTTGGTCATGGCCAATGCTGTAACCTGAAAAGCTTTGTTGATTGGTCTCTTTTAGTGGACAATCACCTAGTAGAACTCAAGCCTGGCTTGACTTTAACCAGGTGGTAGGTATAGACATAGAATTTTTGAAGGTTTGGCTCAACTTCATCACTGTACCAATAATTCTGGATACCTGATTAGATAGATAATTTGGGATACCTGTTCTAGCAATTGTCTAAACATGTCCTCCCTCATTAGGCATTCACGTGATCAATAATGCTTGCAGAAACACCAATGATAATGGGCTGCTGCTCCCAATCCCATCCCTGTCACAGAGAGGTCCAAGCTCCCTCCTGCTATTACAGGGACCAGAGCAAATCCCACTCTAGTCAGGATGCTGAGAAAGCACACAGTGGAACTGGTCACTGTGTTGGTAATGGTGCCAGCCTTGTGAATCTTGTCATTTTCATCTGCCAAGCAGCAAAGGTCTTGGATAGActctattaattcattttttaaaaaattttatttatgtaaggcaatggggttaagtgacttgcccaaagtcatacagctaggcaattattaagtgtctgaggctagatttgaactcaggtactcctgactccaaggctggtgctctatccactgtgctacctagctgagCCTAATTCCAGTTTTGCCATGGGAAACTCCACCAAAAACTTTTCCACTTCAGGTTGGCATGTTTTTGTAAATCATATCTTTATCAGGATAATCCATGCTTTCATATTCTAGGTTTAGGGCATCAGATGGCCAATCAGTATCACCTCTTGTGGTCATACCCACATTGGGATGCTCACTTCCTGAGTCCATGAAAGTCTATGTAGAAACAGTGGTTAAATACAGGTTTCCAGGACTGGATGGTGCTTTCCAGGGTCTATTCAGTCAGCCAGAAGGATGGAAAGGATCAAAGTATCTGAGAGAAGCAGTTGTCCTGTTTCCAgagtattcaaaaacaaaagagagcTTTGGAAAGAGTACTTCACCTGGTGTTATGGTTAGTCCACTGGGTTTGACCTGGGCTCTGTTTCTGCcacttatttttattaaactgggtgaccctggtcaCTCATCTACCCTGGTTTGCTTTTAATAAACTCCAAGAGCTCTTCTAGATATAAAAATCTAGAGTTTTAAGATTCTCTATCTGCCTAATCAAGATTTGGAGGAGACCTCAGAGTTAGCATATTTTTACTTATATTACTTTGCTGTGAAAATTGAAATTTTTGGTGtagaagaaatattttgtaattgctaAATGCCCTTCAAATGTGAgttgctattataattattttaaaaattacggTTTAATAGATGAAGGTAGCTAGGTGTCACACTGAATGGAACACCagcctcaagtcaggaggacctgagttcaaatccaatctcagaaacaTTAAAaactgtgtgaccgtgggcaagtcattcaatcctgactacctcccccccccaaacaaacaaaaaacaatccaaTAGGTGACAGACAATGCATCAACCAGAACTTCAAAAACCTTGTCACTTGGCTGACAGTTTTCTATACCTTCTCTCTTAGAGCCAGTCTAGGGACTACTCATACTCCTACCCTACTATGTTTTCCTGTTCTTAGTGCCTTTGAAAGACCTTGTTCTAGGGGTACTCTTGTACTCCTGCTCTCTCATCCTGATCTGCAGCTGTGAGTGACTTCCCTCAAGTAATGAAAATCTGGGATCTACTCCAATTTAACTGAATCTCTTTCATCTTGTAATTTAGGCTATTATTGTGTTGAACACTATGAAACATGGTTTCACAGATTCATAGATTCTTTGGAACAGGAAAGGAACCTAAAGGTCATCTAGATCAACCCCCCATCCACAGCCCAGATGACCAGTCTAAGAACATGTTAATATGTGACTTGAAGTCTGAGAGAAGTACCAGAACAAGTTGTTGGGGTAGCTTTCACTCTAGTTGGGCAAATAGGAGGTTAAAACATCCTAAAAATGCATATAATAGAGGTAAATCAGCCTAAAGTGAAAATTCTAATGTGGTGTGAAAGGAGGAGTACAAACTTGGAGAGATGGGAAAGCTAGGATCCTAGGCTTGTTGGCTAACAGTAATATGCATCACTGGCCACCATGTGCAAGCTCAGGAACCATTCTATGTTATGATGTAGAGCACTGCCAAGATAAGTCAGCATGGCATCTCTGGCAAGGAGGAAGGACCCAAAGAAAACCTCTCTCCCCCCCTTATCTTGGTCAATCAGCTGCCAtctgtgttttctctctcttctatatTTCTTACACATATCTCCTCCTTACTTTCACTGTACCCTCTCTACTTCAAGTTCTCATCCCTTTTCATGTACTCTGAACTGTTCATTGGCTggaaggacctcagaagtcatctactccaacctacttattttatgtatgaggaagtCAAATGCCAaggaagtcaagtgacttgctcaaagttataCTGGTAGGAAGTGTTAAAGGTATGAATGGAATTCAGTTCCTCTGGCTGTAGGACAATTGTGTCTACACTACCATCAATAACCACAAGGAAAAAAGGTTCTAAATCATgaacaattagagaaatgcttattgaaaCAATTCTTAGGTCATCTCTCAGCCCTCAGATTGGATGTACCAATCCTCTCTATCACTTTTGCCTCCTAATTGTTCTCCTTgacctatgatttttttcttctcaaatctATCCTTCATATAGATGCCAATTTATGGATGTGATGGATGTGAATGCATGGATGGATGCATgtgaatatatgtgaatatgtatgtatttggggCAGcggaggcaattgggattaagtgacttgcccagggtcacacagttagtatctgagttagtattgatattcctaaagcaaaaGTCTGACTACATTATTCCCTCACTCAAGAAGCTTTAGTAGCTTCCTTTTGCcaccacaataaaataaaaataactctgTTTACAATGGGCCCTAGGCTATCTTTCCAGGTTGTTTTCACGTAATGTCCCATCATACACTGTATGTTCCAAACAAATTGACCTAATTACGGTTCCTCATATgacatttttcttctactttttcattttttgtgcaGGTCACTCCCTCCTCCCCTGGGTCTGGAATGTACTTCCTCTTACctctctttatctttcctttagGCTCagttaaaatgttaatatttgtgataatatttttaaagtgctaagTGCAAAGTCTGTAACATTATAGGATGctctataaatacttattcctttcctccttcGCCCTCCTACAAAGACTTTTCCAGTTTTGATTGCTATTTCAAATTTGTCATCTATCAATATCTAAAGGTTATATTGTGTTTTTTTGTAGTAGtatttttatgtgtatgtgttgTAATGAAATTTGTCTTTGTTTTGGTCTTTATAATCCCAGTATATAGCCCAGTGCTTGCCACAGAGCTGGCATTTAAATGCTTGATGAATAGAATTTCTCAGAATAGCCCTGGACAAACAACATAGATCCTATGCCCTCAAATCGATTTCATAATTCATAATGTGAAAATAGTACAAGAAATAAATGACACtccaatttctttcttcctttccttctcttcttcctctcttttttctgcATTATCCATGTTCAAGGGgaaatagtaagaaaaataaaagaaaaaatattcttcaatttgcAACCCAAGTCCATCAATTTTGTATCTTTAAGTGGAATTTGAGAGTTGTAATTGATCACTCTATTGATTGgagttactaagtctttcacTGGTAATTAACTCCATaattttgctgttattgtgtacaatgttttcttacTTTTGCTCACTCTACTTTGCATCAGTCCATATGTCTTtgaaggtttttctgaaacca from Macrotis lagotis isolate mMagLag1 chromosome 4, bilby.v1.9.chrom.fasta, whole genome shotgun sequence includes the following:
- the CHAC1 gene encoding glutathione-specific gamma-glutamylcyclotransferase 1 — translated: MKEEPPTQRTPPAAPTPSLSPQPPRQDGDPPALWIFGYGSLVWRPDFAYSSSRVGFVRGYSRRFWQGDTFHRGSDKMPGRVVTLLEDHEGCTWGVAYEVRGEQISEALKYLDVREAVLGGYDTKVVTFYPQDAPDQPLRALAYVATPQNPGYLGPAPEEDIATQILACSGRSGHNLEYLLRLADFIRLCGPQAQDEHLAAIVDAVGALLPCYCPSGQTLAMA